The proteins below are encoded in one region of Colletotrichum lupini chromosome 5, complete sequence:
- a CDS encoding ribosomal L22e family protein, which produces MAPQAAIKRTGKGKNQKVTKKFIINASQPASDKIFDVAAFEKFLQDKIKVEGRVGNLGDQVQISQQGEGKIEIIAHNELSGRYLKYLTKKFLKKQQLRDWLRVVSTSKGVYELKFFNVVNDEADEDDE; this is translated from the exons ATGGCTCCTCAAGCA GCGATCAAGCGCACCGGCAAGGGCAAGAACCAGAAGGTTACCAAGAAGTTCATCATCAACGCTTCCCAGCCCGCCTCCGACAAGATCTTCGACGTCGCTGCCTTCGAGAAGTTCCTCCAGGACAAGATCAAGGTTGAGGGTCGCGTCGGCAACCTCGGCGACCAGGTTCAGATCTCCCAGCAGGGTGAGGGCAAGATTGAGATCATTGCCCACAACGAGCTCTCCGGCCGTTACCTCAAGTACCT CACCAAGAAGTTCCTCAAGAAGCAGCAGCTCCGTGACTGGCTCCGTGTCGTCTCCACCTCCAAGGGTGTTTACGAGCTCAAGTTCTTCAACGTCGTTAACGACGAGGCTGATGAGGACGACGAGTAA